The following are from one region of the Ochotona princeps isolate mOchPri1 chromosome 4, mOchPri1.hap1, whole genome shotgun sequence genome:
- the LOC131479970 gene encoding olfactory receptor 5B3-like → MGNMTEATEFFLLGITNDPELQGPLFVLFTLIYFSNMIGNLGMIVLILWDSRLHTPMYFFLGHLSLVDVCYSSAVTPTVLAGLLLGTTVISRSACAAQMFCFAAFATAENFLLALMAYDRYVAVCQPLHYTTIMTRSVCTALTIVCYVGSFLNASIHTGDTFSLSFCNSNMVHHFFCDVPAVMVLSCSDRHASEMVLVYASSLIVYSALLVILVSYTFIFATILKMRSTAGYQKALSTCVSHFTAVSIFFGTLIFMYLQPSSSHSMDTDKVVSVFYTMVIPMLNPVVYSLRNKEVKGAFRKVIAKVKL, encoded by the coding sequence ATGGGAAACATGACAGAAGCAACAGAATTTTTCCTCTTAGGAATCACCAATGACCCAGAACTACAAGGCCCCCTCTTTGTATTATTCACTCTTATCTACTTCTCCAACATGATTGGGAACCTTGGAATGATTGTGTTGATTCTCTGGGACTCTCGTCTCCACactcccatgtacttcttccttggCCACCTGTCTCTGGTGGATGTCTGTTACTCCTCTGCTGTCACTCCCACAGTTCTTGCTGGGCTACTATTAGGAACCACAGTTATCTCCCGCAGTGCTTGTGCTGCCCAGATGTTCTGTTTTGCAGCCTTTGCCACAGCAGAAAACTTCCTGCTGGCATTAATGGCTTATGATCGCTATGTAGCAGTGTGCCAACCCCTACATTACACCACCATCATGACGAGAAGTGTATGTACTGCTCTGACCATTGTCTGCTACGTTGGAAGTTTTCTGAATGCCTCCATCCACACTGGGGACAcattcagtctctccttctgtaactccaATATGGTCCATCACTTCTTCTGTGATGTTCCAGCAGTCATGGTTCTCTCATGCTCTGACAGACATGCTAGTGAGATGGTTCTTGTTTATGCATCCAGCCTTATTGTCTATTCTGCCCTCCTTGTTATCTTAGTATCGTACACGTTCATCTTTGCAACCATCCTAAAGATGCGCTCCACTGCTGGATACCAGAAGGCTTTATCCACCTGTGTCTCTCACTTCACTGCAGTCTCCATTTTCTTTGGGACTCTTATATTCATGTAtttgcagcccagctccagtcattccaTGGACACAGACAAGGTAGTATCTGTGTTTTACACCATGGTCATCCCCATGCTGAACCCTGTggtctacagcctgaggaacaagGAGGTGAAGGGTGCATTCAGGAAAGTTATTGCAAAGGTAAAACTGTGA
- the LOC131480051 gene encoding olfactory receptor 5B3-like codes for MGNKTDVTEFILLGITNDPELQGPLFVLFTLIYFSNMIGNLGMIVLILWDSRLHTPMYFFLGHLSLVDVCYSSAVTPTVLAGLLIGRKVISHSACVAQMFCFATFASAENFLLALMAYDRYVAVCQPLHYTTIMTRSVCAALTVVCYVGGFLNASIHTGDTFSLSFCNSNMVHHFFCDVPAVMILSCSDKRVSEMVLVYADSFVICSALSVILVSYTFIFATILKMRSTAGYQKALSTCVSHFTAVSIFFGTLIFMYLQPSSSHSMDTDKVVSVFYTMVIPMLNPVVYSLRNKEVKGAFRKVIAKVKL; via the coding sequence ATGGGGAACAAGACAGATGTGACAGAGTTTATCCTCTTAGGAATCACCAATGACCCAGAACTACAAGGCCCCCTCTTTGTATTATTCACTCTTATCTACTTCTCCAACATGATTGGGAACCTTGGAATGATTGTGTTGATTCTCTGGGACTCTCGTCTCCACactcccatgtacttcttccttggCCACCTGTCTCTGGTGGATGTCTGTTACTCCTCTGCTGTCACTCCCACAGTTCTTGCTGGGCTACTTATAGGAAGAAAAGTCATCTCACACAGTGCTTGTGTTGCCCAGATGTTCTGTTTTGCAACATTTGCCAGTGCAGAAAACTTCCTGCTGGCATTAATGGCTTATGATCGCTATGTAGCAGTGTGCCAACCCCTACATTACACCACCATCATGACGAGAAGTGTATGTGCTGCTCTGACCGTTGTCTGCTACGTTGGGGGTTTCCTGAATGCCTCCATCCACACCGGGGACAcattcagtctctccttctgtaactccaATATGGTCCATCACTTCTTCTGTGACGTTCCAGCAGTCATGATTCTCTCATGCTCTGATAAACGAGTTAGTGAGATGGTTCTTGTTTATGCAGATAGCTTTGTTATCTGTTCTGCTCTGTCTGTTATCTTAGTATCATACACGTTCATCTTTGCAACCATCCTAAAGATGCGTTCCACTGCTGGATACCAGAAGGCTTTATCCACCTGTGTCTCTCACTTCACTGCAGTCTCCATTTTCTTTGGGACTCTTATATTCATGTATTTGCAGCCCAGTTCCAGTCATTCCATGGACACAGACAAGGTAGTATCTGTGTTTTACACCATGGTCATCCCCATGCTGAACCCTGTggtctacagcctgaggaacaagGAGGTGAAGGGTGCATTCAGGAAAGTTATTGCAAAGGTAAAACTGTGA
- the LOC101532769 gene encoding olfactory receptor 5B3-like, with product MGNMTEATEFFLLGITNDPELQGPLFVLFTLIYFSNMIGNLGMIVLILWDSRLHTPMYFFLGHLSLVDVCYSSAVTPTVLAGLLLGTTVISRSACAAQMFCFAAFATAENFLLALMAYDRYVAVCQPLRYTTIMTRSVCAALTIVCYVGSFLNASIHTGDTFSLSFCNSNTVHHFFCDVPAVMILSCSDRHASEMVLVYAASLIVYFALLVILVSYTFIFATILKMRSTAGYQKALSTCVSHFTAVSIFFGTLIFMYLQPSSSHSMDTDKVVSVFYTMVIPMLNPVVYSLRNKEVKGAFRKVIAKVKLNVAF from the exons ATGGGGAACATGACAGAAGCAACAGAATTTTTCCTCTTAGGAATCACCAATGACCCAGAACTACAAGGCCCCCTCTTTGTATTATTCACTCTTATCTACTTCTCCAACATGATTGGGAACCTTGGAATGATTGTGTTGATTCTCTGGGACTCTCGTCTCCACactcccatgtacttcttccttggCCACCTGTCTCTGGTGGATGTCTGTTACTCCTCTGCTGTCACTCCCACAGTTCTTGCTGGGCTACTATTAGGAACCACAGTTATCTCCCGCAGTGCTTGTGCTGCCCAGATGTTCTGTTTTGCAGCCTTTGCCACAGCAGAAAACTTCCTGCTGGCATTAATGGCTTATGATCGCTATGTAGCAGTGTGCCAACCCCTACGTTACACCACCATCATGACGAGAAGTGTATGTGCTGCTCTGACCATTGTCTGCTACGTTGGAAGTTTTCTGAATGCCTCCATCCACACTGGGGACAcattcagtctctccttctgtaactccaATACTGTCCATCACTTCTTCTGTGATGTTCCAGCAGTCATGATTCTCTCATGCTCTGACAGACATGCTAGTGAGATGGTTCTTGTTTATGCAGCCAGTCTCATTGTCTATTTTGCCCTCCTTGTTATCTTGGTATCGTACACGTTCATCTTTGCAACCATCCTAAAGATGCGCTCCACTGCTGGATACCAGAAGGCTTTATCCACCTGTGTCTCTCACTTCACTGCAGTCTCCATTTTCTTTGGGACTCTTATATTCATGTAtttgcagcccagctccagtcattccaTGGACACAGACAAGGTAGTATCTGTGTTTTACACCATGGTCATCCCCATGCTGAACCCTGTggtctacagcctgaggaacaagGAGGTGAAGGGTGCATTCAGGAAAGTTATTGCAAAGGTAAAACT taatgttgctttt